A window of Psychroflexus sp. ALD_RP9 contains these coding sequences:
- the lnt gene encoding apolipoprotein N-acyltransferase, protein MKTLVYYIVSGLLLAFAWPTNGFSLLIFIAFVPLLFKNYNLVKHGYSHTKLFFLNYLSFVLWNFISTGWLYYSSSFGMLFAVLVNSALMSLVMLVVIKFIKKLNFIASASLFISLWLSFEYLHYHWEFSWPWLTLGNVFSESISFIQWYEYTGVFGGSFWVLLVNVVILKSVLLYNQYREKTIIYRAIFKTVLLVGLPIVVSVLIKPNTSTKSYIETIVLQPNIDPYQEKYNLTDAEIKQQLLEQVMPLLKPEYRQLILAPETVFANGTEFKNYKYSHAKDFTRQVLVKNPNAQIIIGISAYDLIRDQSQLTRQSNRLRKNLWYNDFNSAVFQNQDTLNFYHKSKLVVGVENFPYKDLLEPILGNVMLDLGGTVATKTTQDNREVFSVNTDLKVAPIICYESVYGEYVTNYVKNNANVLAIITNDAWWDDTQGYQQHWSYAKLRAIETRKAVARSANTGISGFIDRDGTELSRSKYNTKTALVEKLPIYTSEPTFYVTYGNVIPRLALLLAGLIVLFSITRRR, encoded by the coding sequence TTGAAAACATTAGTTTATTATATTGTATCTGGATTATTGCTTGCTTTTGCATGGCCAACAAATGGTTTTAGCTTATTGATTTTTATTGCTTTTGTACCACTTTTATTTAAGAACTATAACTTAGTTAAACACGGGTATTCCCATACAAAGCTTTTCTTTTTAAACTATTTGAGTTTTGTTTTATGGAATTTTATTTCCACAGGTTGGTTGTATTATTCTTCAAGTTTTGGGATGCTATTTGCCGTTTTGGTTAATAGTGCATTGATGAGTCTTGTGATGTTAGTTGTTATTAAATTCATTAAAAAATTAAACTTCATAGCTTCGGCAAGTTTGTTTATAAGTTTATGGCTTTCTTTTGAATACCTGCATTATCATTGGGAGTTTTCTTGGCCATGGTTAACTTTAGGAAATGTTTTTTCAGAGTCAATTAGTTTTATTCAATGGTATGAATACACAGGTGTTTTTGGTGGATCTTTTTGGGTGTTATTGGTTAATGTGGTTATTTTAAAATCTGTTTTATTATACAATCAATACAGGGAAAAGACGATTATTTATAGAGCAATATTTAAAACAGTTTTACTTGTTGGTTTGCCTATTGTTGTAAGTGTTTTAATTAAGCCAAACACTTCAACTAAATCCTATATCGAAACCATTGTTTTACAGCCTAATATAGATCCTTATCAAGAGAAATATAATTTAACAGATGCAGAAATAAAGCAACAACTTTTAGAACAAGTGATGCCATTATTAAAGCCAGAATATAGACAACTGATTTTAGCACCAGAAACGGTTTTTGCTAACGGTACCGAATTTAAAAATTATAAGTATTCTCACGCTAAAGATTTTACGCGACAAGTTTTAGTAAAAAACCCAAATGCTCAAATAATAATAGGAATTTCAGCCTATGATTTAATAAGAGATCAATCTCAATTAACACGACAGAGTAATAGATTAAGAAAAAACTTATGGTATAATGACTTTAATTCTGCTGTATTTCAGAATCAAGATACCTTAAATTTTTATCATAAATCAAAGTTAGTGGTTGGTGTAGAAAATTTTCCATATAAAGATCTGCTAGAACCCATTTTAGGCAATGTAATGCTTGATTTGGGCGGCACTGTAGCGACTAAAACAACTCAAGATAATCGTGAAGTTTTTTCTGTAAATACCGATTTAAAAGTGGCGCCTATTATTTGTTATGAATCTGTTTATGGCGAGTATGTAACAAATTACGTGAAGAATAATGCAAATGTGCTAGCCATAATCACCAACGATGCCTGGTGGGATGATACTCAGGGATATCAACAGCACTGGAGCTACGCCAAGCTTCGGGCAATCGAAACACGAAAAGCAGTTGCTAGATCAGCTAACACAGGAATTTCAGGTTTTATAGATCGTGATGGAACCGAACTAAGTCGGTCAAAATATAATACCAAAACAGCACTGGTTGAAAAACTTCCGATTTATACGTCTGAGCCTACCTTTTATGTAACTTACGGAAATGTAATTCCAAGATTAGCTTTGTTATTGGCAGGGTTAATTGTGTTATTTTCAATTACGAGACGACGTTAA
- a CDS encoding CDP-alcohol phosphatidyltransferase family protein, with translation MNLKAQIPNIITLLNLFSGCLASIYAFQGDYLWAGFFVLLGIFFDFFDGFFARVLKVSTELGLQLDSLADMVTSGFVPGLVMFQLIGTTINPDFSLSSFDFFTLDSLALFGFIITLASAYRLANFNIDEAQTENFIGLPTPANAILVISTAILIEPLQFGFKIETLLLLTLVSSYLLNANLALFSFKFSNFNLNENWFRYVMIVVSIILLITLQLKAIPFIIGFYILLNLILNFKNKIF, from the coding sequence ATGAATCTAAAGGCCCAAATCCCAAACATCATCACTTTACTCAACTTATTTTCAGGTTGTTTAGCTAGTATTTATGCATTTCAGGGTGATTATTTATGGGCTGGTTTTTTTGTATTATTAGGGATTTTCTTTGATTTTTTTGATGGTTTTTTTGCTCGTGTTTTAAAAGTTAGTACCGAATTAGGACTTCAATTAGACTCTTTAGCCGATATGGTTACTAGCGGATTTGTTCCTGGATTAGTTATGTTTCAATTAATAGGAACTACAATAAATCCTGACTTTTCTTTATCTAGTTTCGATTTTTTTACTTTAGACAGTCTTGCTTTGTTTGGTTTTATAATCACTTTAGCTTCTGCCTATCGCCTGGCTAATTTTAATATCGATGAAGCTCAAACTGAAAATTTTATTGGTTTACCAACACCAGCAAATGCAATTTTAGTTATTAGTACCGCTATTTTAATTGAACCGCTTCAATTTGGTTTTAAAATTGAAACTTTACTTTTATTGACTTTAGTTAGCAGTTATTTACTGAATGCAAACTTAGCCTTGTTTTCGTTTAAATTTTCTAATTTCAACCTAAATGAAAACTGGTTTCGGTATGTTATGATTGTTGTTTCAATTATACTTTTAATCACACTTCAACTGAAGGCAATTCCTTTTATTATTGGGTTTTACATTTTGCTTAATCTCATACTAAATTTTAAAAACAAAATTTTTTAA
- a CDS encoding PorV/PorQ family protein has product MSALISAQSSRKYSNEFLNIGVDARAFGMSNAMTAISKDVNSVYWNPAGLTQLEDNQMSLMHANYFANIATYNYAAFAKPIDDISSFGISVIRFGVDDILNTTQLIDEQGNIDYNRISLFSTADYAFTFSYARKMRLQGFSYGVNAKIIRRVIGDFASAWGFGFDAGIQFKSNSWEFGIMARDITTTYNTWTFDEEQLETIRAAVEGQNQSIPEDTEITLPKLELGLAKSFEISRDFSMSTALNLNTRFAQTNDIISTSNISITPAFGFDLGYINMIYLRGGVGNFQTITQLDGSDNIGFQPNIGVGFVYKGIQIDYALTDIGDQSASLYSNVFSLKIDWQFFR; this is encoded by the coding sequence ATGAGCGCTTTAATTAGCGCACAAAGCTCGCGAAAATATTCTAACGAGTTTTTAAATATTGGTGTAGATGCAAGAGCATTTGGTATGTCTAACGCTATGACTGCCATTAGCAAAGATGTAAATTCCGTTTACTGGAATCCTGCTGGATTAACTCAGCTTGAAGACAATCAAATGAGTTTAATGCATGCCAATTATTTTGCCAATATTGCCACCTACAATTATGCTGCATTTGCTAAACCAATAGATGATATTTCATCTTTTGGCATTAGTGTTATTCGATTTGGAGTAGATGATATTTTAAATACAACCCAGTTAATTGATGAGCAAGGCAATATCGACTATAATCGTATCAGTTTATTTTCTACAGCCGATTATGCCTTTACATTTTCATATGCTCGTAAAATGAGACTTCAAGGCTTTTCATATGGCGTAAATGCTAAAATAATTAGACGTGTTATAGGAGATTTTGCATCCGCTTGGGGATTTGGTTTCGACGCAGGTATTCAATTTAAATCTAATTCTTGGGAGTTTGGCATTATGGCAAGAGATATTACAACTACCTATAATACATGGACTTTTGATGAAGAACAACTCGAAACAATTCGTGCTGCTGTTGAAGGTCAAAACCAAAGCATACCAGAAGACACTGAAATCACTTTACCTAAGCTAGAATTAGGTTTGGCTAAGTCTTTTGAAATTAGTAGAGATTTTAGCATGTCTACAGCCTTAAATCTTAATACACGTTTTGCGCAAACTAATGATATTATTTCAACTTCAAATATAAGTATAACACCAGCATTTGGTTTCGACTTAGGTTACATTAACATGATTTATTTGCGTGGTGGCGTTGGTAATTTTCAAACCATAACTCAGCTTGATGGAAGTGATAATATAGGATTTCAACCTAACATAGGTGTTGGATTTGTGTATAAAGGCATTCAAATTGATTATGCTTTAACCGATATTGGTGATCAAAGCGCTTCATTATATTCTAATGTGTTTTCACTTAAAATTGATTGGCAGTTTTTCAGATAA
- a CDS encoding S24 family peptidase, protein MKVSYPIEAKRFKEIRQSLNFTQTQFAEELALGNSTADIERGKTRITGETVALLMQKYQINPMWLYGKSHDKHIKISAFNVMPKVVTLDNDTEHENMLMVSQKAAAGYPSNIQDASWYKKLPAFNMPIPQFRNATYRGFQVEGDSMLPNLYPGDWVLAKSLEDISSASSHKMYVVVLDDSVLVKKISLNPNRDEIVLISTNENYPPIFVEPERVLEIWEVTSKLTFSLDANAENSVLRKLEHSMEELKSQLKAIQ, encoded by the coding sequence ATGAAAGTAAGTTACCCCATTGAAGCCAAACGTTTTAAAGAAATACGGCAATCACTTAATTTTACACAAACCCAATTTGCAGAAGAACTTGCATTAGGTAATTCTACTGCAGATATTGAACGTGGTAAAACACGTATTACCGGAGAAACCGTAGCATTGTTAATGCAAAAGTATCAGATAAATCCGATGTGGCTTTACGGTAAATCTCACGACAAACACATAAAAATTTCAGCATTTAATGTGATGCCTAAAGTTGTTACCTTAGATAACGACACTGAACATGAAAACATGCTCATGGTTAGTCAAAAAGCAGCTGCTGGTTATCCAAGCAATATTCAAGATGCTTCTTGGTATAAAAAATTACCAGCATTTAATATGCCTATACCACAATTTAGAAACGCCACATATCGCGGGTTTCAAGTTGAAGGTGACAGTATGCTGCCAAATTTATATCCTGGCGATTGGGTTTTAGCTAAGTCCTTAGAAGATATTAGTTCAGCCTCCAGTCATAAAATGTATGTTGTTGTACTTGACGATTCTGTGCTTGTAAAAAAAATCAGCTTAAATCCTAATAGAGATGAAATTGTTTTAATTTCAACAAACGAAAATTACCCACCAATTTTCGTAGAGCCTGAACGTGTACTTGAAATTTGGGAAGTAACAAGTAAGTTAACATTTAGTCTAGATGCTAATGCTGAAAATTCAGTTTTACGAAAATTAGAACATTCTATGGAAGAATTGAAATCTCAACTTAAAGCGATTCAATAA
- a CDS encoding DUF2461 domain-containing protein — translation MNFKQALKFLTNLNNNNYKEWLDQNRSTYKSIRKDMIDWAEAIDFKLSQVDPDYYSLPGNKALNRINNNLLYHPNKPPYKDHYGFGFDKKPKQSDFYIHVGLNEKFIAGGFYKPNSTFLKSIREAIDYNGEELKEITNLPKFKAKFRGLVEVEMLQNAPKGFSKEHQHIDLLKHKSFVVETAFSQDLLFSKEFDEWLVEHYKVMLPFRNYLNKAVTV, via the coding sequence ATGAATTTTAAACAAGCACTGAAATTTCTCACTAATTTAAACAACAATAATTATAAAGAATGGCTTGATCAAAATCGGTCAACTTATAAATCGATTAGAAAAGACATGATTGATTGGGCTGAAGCTATTGATTTTAAATTAAGCCAGGTCGACCCCGATTATTACAGTTTACCCGGAAACAAGGCCTTAAATAGAATTAATAATAACTTATTGTATCATCCGAACAAACCGCCTTACAAAGATCATTATGGATTTGGATTTGATAAAAAACCAAAGCAAAGTGACTTTTACATTCATGTTGGGCTAAATGAAAAATTTATCGCTGGCGGATTTTATAAGCCCAATTCTACATTTCTGAAAAGTATTCGTGAAGCGATAGATTATAATGGCGAAGAATTAAAAGAAATTACAAACCTACCAAAATTTAAAGCTAAATTTAGAGGTTTAGTTGAGGTTGAAATGCTTCAAAATGCACCAAAAGGTTTTTCTAAAGAACATCAGCATATCGATTTATTGAAACATAAAAGTTTTGTTGTTGAAACTGCTTTTTCTCAAGATTTGTTGTTCTCGAAAGAATTTGATGAATGGCTAGTCGAACATTATAAGGTCATGTTACCATTCAGAAACTATCTCAATAAAGCAGTTACTGTTTAA
- a CDS encoding 3-deoxy-D-manno-octulosonic acid transferase codes for MANFYNGRHHLFKKLKANTKTITNPVWIHAASLGEYEQAVPIINFLNKRQYDVVVSFFSPSGYDVKKNDKKLAAVTYLPIDTSQNMKEFVEVLNPKLAIIIKYEVWPNMLQALENKNIPKILVSATFSKHQLYFKWYGSLFLKALRQFDAVFVQNEDSFKLAQKLQLNHIHISGDTRYDRVFNQLEQDNFIEGVSEFIDDQPCLICGSTWPEDENFIINYINQTNQKLKVIIAPHKVDTTHIEAIENSLKINYIKWSDGIDITSLNQVQVLIIDCIGLLTKLYSYADIAYVGGAAGHTGLHNILEPSTFGVPVLFGKNHHKFPEAKALLNAGGAVEVKHQTDFSNHLDVLISNREKRLEIGRKAAQFVKKQTGATTLICNYIEEQLKQ; via the coding sequence TTGGCTAATTTTTATAATGGTCGACATCACTTGTTTAAAAAACTAAAAGCAAATACTAAAACGATTACAAATCCAGTTTGGATTCATGCTGCATCGCTTGGCGAATACGAGCAAGCCGTGCCTATTATCAATTTTCTTAATAAAAGGCAATATGATGTTGTGGTTAGCTTTTTTTCACCTTCAGGTTATGACGTAAAGAAAAATGATAAAAAATTAGCTGCTGTCACTTATTTACCGATTGACACCTCACAAAATATGAAAGAGTTTGTTGAGGTTTTAAATCCTAAATTAGCGATAATTATAAAATATGAGGTTTGGCCTAACATGCTTCAAGCACTGGAAAATAAAAATATTCCTAAAATTTTAGTTTCTGCTACATTTTCTAAACATCAACTCTATTTTAAGTGGTATGGCAGCTTATTTTTAAAAGCGCTTAGACAGTTTGATGCTGTTTTTGTACAAAATGAAGACAGCTTTAAGTTAGCTCAAAAACTTCAACTAAACCATATTCATATTTCAGGAGACACAAGATATGATCGGGTTTTTAATCAGCTTGAACAAGACAACTTTATTGAAGGCGTTTCAGAATTTATTGATGACCAGCCGTGCTTAATTTGTGGTAGTACTTGGCCAGAAGACGAAAATTTTATCATTAACTACATCAATCAAACCAATCAAAAACTTAAAGTTATTATAGCACCTCATAAAGTAGATACAACTCATATTGAAGCCATTGAAAATAGCTTAAAAATCAATTATATAAAATGGAGCGATGGCATAGATATAACAAGTTTAAATCAAGTACAAGTTTTAATTATCGATTGCATTGGTTTATTAACAAAACTATATAGTTATGCTGATATTGCTTATGTTGGTGGTGCTGCTGGCCATACAGGATTACATAATATCTTAGAACCTTCAACCTTTGGAGTTCCTGTATTGTTTGGTAAAAATCATCATAAATTTCCAGAAGCTAAAGCACTTTTAAATGCTGGTGGCGCTGTTGAAGTTAAGCATCAAACCGACTTCAGTAATCATTTAGATGTTTTAATTTCTAATCGAGAAAAACGCCTAGAAATTGGTAGAAAAGCAGCACAATTCGTAAAAAAACAAACTGGAGCGACGACTTTAATTTGTAATTATATTGAAGAACAACTTAAACAGTAA
- a CDS encoding DegT/DnrJ/EryC1/StrS family aminotransferase — MRKLQMVDLKGQYTHIKSEIDQAVIDVVDSTAYINGPAVQSFQANLEQYLDVKHVIPCANGTDALQIAMMGLGLKPGDEVITADFTFAATVEVIALLGLTPVLVDVDPETYNIDISAIEKAITPKTKAIVPVHLFGHVANMDAIMDLAKAHDLKVIEDNAQAIGADYTFKNGTSKKAGTIGDVGATSFFPSKNLGCYGDGGAIFTNNDELAHIIRGIVNHGMYERYHHDVVGVNSRLDSIQAAILDIKLKHLDTYNSRRQDAARAYTKALQKHEAIITPTTFTHKSCDINCSICDTCDCHVFHQYTIRITNGKRDHLAEHLKEKNIPFGIYYPIPLHLQKAYADKRYNEEDFTVTNQLVDEVISLPMHTELDTEQIEYITNTILEFLG, encoded by the coding sequence ATGAGAAAACTTCAAATGGTAGACCTTAAAGGTCAGTATACACATATAAAATCTGAAATTGACCAAGCAGTCATTGATGTTGTGGATTCTACAGCTTACATTAATGGACCTGCAGTTCAATCTTTTCAAGCCAATCTTGAACAATATTTAGACGTTAAACATGTAATCCCTTGTGCAAATGGAACAGATGCATTGCAAATTGCTATGATGGGTCTTGGATTAAAACCTGGCGATGAAGTGATTACGGCAGATTTTACCTTTGCAGCCACAGTTGAAGTTATTGCGCTTCTTGGTTTAACACCCGTTTTAGTTGATGTTGATCCAGAAACTTATAATATCGATATCAGTGCAATTGAAAAGGCAATTACTCCAAAAACCAAGGCTATTGTTCCAGTACATTTATTCGGTCATGTCGCCAATATGGATGCTATAATGGATTTAGCCAAAGCTCACGATTTAAAAGTTATTGAAGATAATGCGCAAGCAATCGGAGCTGATTATACTTTTAAAAATGGAACATCTAAAAAAGCCGGAACCATTGGTGATGTAGGTGCAACTTCTTTTTTTCCTTCAAAAAATTTAGGTTGCTATGGTGATGGTGGTGCAATTTTCACCAATAACGACGAACTAGCGCATATAATACGAGGCATAGTTAATCATGGCATGTATGAGCGATATCATCATGATGTCGTTGGTGTAAACTCGCGTTTAGATAGTATACAAGCTGCGATTTTAGATATCAAGTTAAAGCATTTAGATACTTACAATTCTAGGCGTCAAGATGCTGCTAGAGCTTATACTAAAGCACTTCAAAAGCATGAAGCGATTATAACGCCTACCACATTTACGCATAAATCATGCGATATTAATTGTAGTATTTGTGATACCTGCGATTGTCATGTTTTTCATCAATATACCATTAGAATCACAAATGGTAAACGTGATCATTTGGCAGAACATTTAAAAGAAAAGAATATTCCTTTTGGCATTTATTACCCAATACCTTTACATCTACAAAAGGCTTATGCTGATAAACGTTATAATGAAGAAGACTTTACAGTAACAAATCAATTGGTTGATGAAGTGATTTCATTACCAATGCATACTGAATTAGATACTGAACAAATTGAATATATTACCAACACAATTCTTGAGTTTTTAGGTTAA
- a CDS encoding PLD nuclease N-terminal domain-containing protein, whose translation MKSKFKANEKLIWTLVVIFIPFLGSILYLAIGRNHKL comes from the coding sequence TTGAAAAGCAAGTTTAAAGCCAACGAAAAATTAATTTGGACCTTAGTTGTAATTTTTATTCCGTTTCTAGGATCAATACTATATCTAGCAATTGGAAGAAATCATAAGTTATAA
- the gldG gene encoding gliding motility-associated ABC transporter substrate-binding protein GldG, which produces MKKYLKHISLFLLIFISINLVSSQLFVRQDFTQNKRYSLSQYSIELTESIEKNVLVEVFLTGDLPSNYKRLEREIGYLLEEYAAYNSLVKFNFINPLNETDDAMEVANQFYENGMSPKILNQLKNGEMREKIIFPWAIITYNEQKLPVKLISENNQANQEELINSSIEELEYQLTNALKIISQPKAKKLAIIKGQNELDDIYIADLLQSLKQYYYIAAFTLDSVEVSPVKTLNQLSEYDLIIDAKPQETFSEKKKYLLDQYVMQGGKAVWLTEHVKAETDSLMKTGKSIALPLDLNLHDLFFSYGIRINPKLVKDIFCAPINLAVGQGQNTEINQFPWYYFPLSQRNKQHPINQNLSPVKFEFTNPIDTLKNGLKKHILLQSSPLSAAVGTPSSISIEEIKSKPNKNLFNDGRQNLAVLLEGNFKSAYKNRIKPFEYPNSKDNSISTHQAFISDGDFIKNKVSRGKPMPLGFDRFSGKNYGNKQFFINLINYMLADEQLVKLRNKSIKTANLDSDKLAVSKLSWQLLNLIGLPALIIAFGFVSYYIKRRQFVK; this is translated from the coding sequence ATGAAAAAGTATCTAAAACATATTAGCCTTTTTTTATTAATATTTATTAGCATTAACCTTGTCTCATCACAATTGTTTGTGCGACAAGATTTTACTCAAAATAAACGCTACAGCTTATCTCAATACTCAATAGAATTAACAGAATCTATAGAAAAAAACGTTTTAGTTGAAGTTTTTTTAACTGGCGATTTACCAAGCAATTATAAGCGATTAGAACGTGAAATTGGCTACTTACTAGAAGAGTATGCGGCTTACAATTCGTTAGTGAAATTTAATTTTATTAATCCGCTTAATGAAACTGATGATGCTATGGAAGTTGCTAATCAGTTTTATGAAAATGGCATGTCTCCGAAAATACTCAACCAATTGAAAAATGGTGAAATGCGAGAAAAAATAATTTTCCCTTGGGCAATTATCACTTACAATGAGCAAAAACTTCCCGTAAAATTAATCAGTGAAAACAATCAGGCTAACCAAGAAGAGTTAATCAACAGCTCAATTGAAGAACTTGAATATCAACTTACCAATGCCCTTAAAATTATTAGCCAACCTAAAGCTAAAAAACTAGCTATTATTAAGGGACAAAATGAATTAGATGATATTTATATTGCCGATTTATTGCAAAGCCTTAAGCAGTATTACTACATCGCAGCTTTTACCTTAGATTCGGTTGAAGTTTCTCCAGTAAAAACACTCAACCAACTTTCAGAATACGACTTAATTATTGACGCTAAGCCTCAAGAAACTTTTAGCGAAAAGAAGAAATATTTACTTGACCAGTATGTAATGCAAGGCGGTAAAGCAGTTTGGCTTACCGAACACGTTAAAGCTGAAACAGATAGCTTAATGAAAACAGGTAAAAGCATAGCCTTACCATTAGATTTAAATTTACATGATTTGTTTTTTAGCTATGGCATCCGAATCAACCCAAAACTTGTTAAAGATATTTTTTGTGCGCCTATTAATTTAGCGGTTGGTCAAGGCCAAAACACAGAAATTAATCAGTTTCCATGGTATTATTTTCCGCTTTCTCAACGTAATAAACAGCATCCTATCAATCAAAATCTAAGTCCGGTAAAATTTGAATTCACCAATCCGATTGACACCTTAAAAAACGGACTTAAAAAACATATTTTACTTCAAAGTTCACCATTATCTGCTGCGGTTGGTACACCTAGTAGCATTAGTATTGAAGAAATTAAATCTAAACCCAATAAAAATTTATTTAATGATGGCCGCCAAAATTTGGCTGTTTTACTTGAAGGTAATTTTAAGTCGGCTTATAAAAATAGGATAAAACCTTTTGAATACCCTAACTCAAAAGATAACAGCATATCTACACACCAAGCTTTTATAAGTGACGGCGATTTTATAAAAAATAAAGTCTCACGCGGAAAACCAATGCCGCTTGGTTTTGACCGGTTTTCTGGTAAAAATTATGGTAATAAACAATTTTTTATCAACCTGATTAACTACATGCTAGCTGACGAACAGCTTGTAAAACTTCGAAATAAATCTATAAAAACAGCTAATTTAGATAGTGATAAACTAGCAGTCTCAAAACTCAGTTGGCAGTTATTGAATCTTATTGGCTTACCTGCATTAATTATTGCCTTTGGCTTTGTGAGCTACTATATTAAACGTAGGCAATTTGTAAAATAA
- the gldF gene encoding gliding motility-associated ABC transporter permease subunit GldF encodes MIAILKKEFNLFFSSILGYLIIVLFLISLGLFLWVFDSSFNIFNSGYANLTPFFELLPWVFIFLIPAICMRSFSEERKQGTIELLFTKPISTRELVYGKFWGAFLLAIISLIPTIGYVWTISTLKQYTNQIDLSAIITSYIGVCLMLFALISVSIFSSVLSKNQITAFILAVFFNLLLFYAFYGLSNFKLLGSEIYALEYLSLNFHYKAMSRGVIDTRNLIYFLSIAIIFNEFTRLKLNQLKA; translated from the coding sequence ATGATAGCTATTTTAAAAAAAGAGTTTAATTTATTTTTTAGTTCAATTTTAGGCTACCTCATCATCGTTCTTTTTCTTATCAGTTTAGGCTTATTTTTATGGGTGTTTGACTCAAGTTTTAATATTTTTAATTCAGGTTATGCTAACTTGACACCATTCTTTGAGCTCTTGCCTTGGGTATTTATCTTTTTAATTCCTGCAATTTGTATGCGAAGTTTTAGTGAAGAACGCAAACAAGGCACGATAGAATTGCTATTTACCAAACCTATTTCTACACGCGAACTTGTGTATGGTAAATTTTGGGGTGCTTTTTTACTTGCAATTATTAGCTTAATACCAACTATTGGCTACGTGTGGACAATTTCTACCTTAAAGCAATACACAAACCAAATCGATTTAAGTGCCATAATCACTTCATATATCGGTGTTTGCTTGATGCTATTTGCACTAATAAGCGTTAGCATATTTAGCTCTGTTTTGAGCAAAAATCAAATCACAGCTTTTATACTAGCTGTATTTTTTAATCTATTATTGTTTTATGCATTTTACGGTTTAAGCAATTTTAAACTTTTAGGCTCTGAAATTTATGCTTTAGAATATTTAAGCTTAAATTTTCATTACAAAGCCATGAGTCGAGGTGTTATTGATACACGAAACCTGATTTATTTTTTAAGTATTGCGATTATTTTTAATGAATTTACGCGCCTAAAACTCAACCAACTTAAAGCTTAA